The Streptomyces griseiscabiei genomic sequence CCTGGTGGTAGCCCGGCTCAACGGGACCGGCGTCCAGGTGGTCCGGCTCGATCCCGCCGATCTGCCGGGCGGGGTGGCGCTCTCCGGCGAGTACGTGCACGGCGCCTTCCGGGGGCATCTGTCGGCCGGGGGGCGCCTGGTCAGCATGAGCGGGCTGCGGTCGATCTGGCTGCGCCGGCCGGGCGTGCCGGCCAGCGGGGTCGCCGAGCCGTCCGCCTGGCTGACCGAGGAGTCCTCGCAGGCGCTGTACGGCATGCTGCGCGGCACGGGCGCCCGCTGGATGAACGACCCGGACGCCGCCCGGCGGGCCCGCCACAAGCCCTGGCAGCTCCGGCACGCCCAGCGCTGCGGGCTGCCCGTACCGGCCACGCTGATCACCACGTTCCCGCAGGCCGCCCGCGACTTCGCCGAGCGCTTCCCGGACCTGGTGGTGAAGCCCGTCTCCGGCACCCATCCGCAGGAGCCGGCCCGGACGGTGCCGACCAGCCGGATCGCGCCCGGCACCGACTTCACCGCCGTCGCGTTCGGCCCGACGCTGCTGCAGCGCCGGATCGCCAAGACCGCCGACATCCGGCTCACCGTCGTCGGCGACCGTATGCTGGCCGCCCGTAAGACGGTCTCCCCGGACGCGCACCCCGACGAGGTCGACGTCCGCTTCGCCCCCTCCACCGCGCCCTGGCAGCCGGTCGACGTCCCGGCCCGTACCGCCACGGCCGTGCGCACCTATCTCCGCGACGCCGAACTCTCCTACGGGGCCTTCGACTTCGCGGAGGACGCGGACGGGATCTGGTGGTTCCTGGAGTGCAACCAGTCCGGCCAGTTCGGGTTCGTGGAGATGGACACCGGCCAGCCGATCGCGCACAGCGTCGCCGAGTGGCTGGCACACGGGGAACCGGCAGCGGGAACACGCCACGACAACCAGATCCGCGCCACCCCCTGACTCTCCCCACGGACGCTGCCCACGCCGAACGCCCTTCGTCCGGCAGACTCACCCCATGGAGATCGCCGAGCACATCAGAGTCCTGGACGAGGAGGGCCGGCTGCTCGCCGCGGCCGCGCGCAAGGCCGGTACCGGCGCCGAGGTCCCGACCTGCCCCGGGTGGCGGGTACGGGACCTCCTGCGGCACACGGGAAGCGTGCACCGCTGGGCCACGGCCTTCGTCGCCGAGGGACACCGCTCGCCGCGCCCTGTCCCGGACGAGCCCGGCCTGGACGGCGACGCCCTGCTGACCTGGTTCGAGGAGGGGCACCGGCGGCTCGTCGACACCCTGCGCGCCGCCCCCGCCGACCTCGACTGCTGGAGCTTCCTGCCCGCCCCCTCCCCACGGGCCTTCTGGGCCCGCCGCCAGGCCCACGAGACGGCCGTGCACCGCGCCGACGCTGAGTCCGCGCTCGGGGGCGAACCCGGCCAGCCCGCCGTGGACTTCGCCGTCGACGGCATCGACGAACTGCTGCGCGGCTTCCACGCCCGTGCCCGGAGCCGGGTGCGCACCGAGGCTCCCCGCGTCCTGCGGGTACGGGCCACCGACACGGACGCCGTCTGGACCGTACGGCTGTCCCGGGAACCGCCCGCGGCCGAGCGGGTGGCGGCGGCGGAGGCGGGGGACGCCGACTGCGAGATCGCGGGCCCGGCACCCCGGCTGTACCTGTCCCTGTGGAACCGGCTCCCCCTCCCCGCCGTCAGCGGCGACCCCGCGCTCGCGGCCCTGTGGCGCGAGACCTCGGGCGTCGGCTGAGCCGGGACCGCCGCGCGCCCCCGGCCCGGCCGGGGCGCGCCCCAACTCCTCGGAGGCGCACGCCGATTCCCTTGCGGCTCGGGCCCCGTCCCCTTGTCGGGTGGGCCCGCCGCCCCCACACTCGGCCCATGGGGAGACGAACGCAGGCCGAGCGGGACGCGATGACCACGGAGATCGGTTTCGCGCTCTTCGCGGGGTCGGTCCTGGCGGGCGCCGCCTACTTCGGGGTGGCCGAGTTCCTGCCGGACGTCGTCGGCTCCCTGCGCGGCCGGCCGAGTCTGCTCAGTGCCCTGGCGGTGTCGACGACGGTGGTGGTGTTCATCGTGGTCGTCACGATCGTGCTGACCCGCTTCCGCCGCGTCGCACGCTCGTTCGGGCGGGCCCCCGAGGACCTCGTCCGCCGGGACCCCGCTCAGCCCAGCCAGCCCGGCCGCACCAACCCCGACTCATAGGCCAGTACGACGAGTTGGGCGCGATCGCGGGCGCCCAGCTTCACCATGGCGCGGCTCACATGGGTCTTGGCGGTGAGCGGGCTGACGACCAGCCGACGGGCGATCTCGTCGTTGGTGAGGCCGATGCCGACGAGGGCCATCACCTCCCGCTCCCGCTCGGTGAGCCCGGCGAGGGAGGCGAGGGCCGAGGGCTCCTTGGAGCGGGCCGCGAACTCGGAGATCAACCGTCGGGTCACCCCGGGCGACAGCAGCGCGTCGCCCTCGACCACCGCCCGTACCGCGCGCAGGAGTTCCTCCGGTTCGGTGTCCTTGACCAGGAAGCCCGACGCGCCGGAGCGGATCGCCTCGAAGACGTACTCGTCCAGTTCGAAGGTGGTCAGCATGACGACCCGGACCCGGTCGAGGTCCGGGTCCCCGGTGATGCGCCGGGTGGCGACGAGCCCGTCGAGCACGGGCATCCGGATGTCCATCAGGACCACGTCCGGGCGGAGTTCACGCACCCGCCGCAGCGCCTCCTCGCCGTCGGCGGCCTCCCCGGCCACCTCGATGTCGGGCTGTGCGTCGAGCAGTGCCCTGAACCCCGCCCGCACCAGCGCCTGGTCGTCGGCCAGCAGTACGCGGATCACCGGTCCTCCTCGACCTCGCGGGACGTCCGTACCGGCAGTACGGCGAGCACCCGGAACCCCCCGTCGGCGCGCGGGCCCGCCTCGATCCTGCCACCGAGCGCGGCGGCCCGCTCCCGCATGCCGACGAGTCCGTTCCCGCCGCCGCCCGCGTCGGCGGCCGTCGCCGGCCCGTCGTCGTCGATCCGCAGCCGCAGTTCCCCGCCGCCGTGGTCGAGGCGCACGCGCGCGCGGCGCGAACCCGAGTGCCGTACCACGTTGGTGAGGGCCTCCTGGACGATGCGGAAGGCGGCGAGATCGGCGCCCGGCGGCAGCGCGGGCGGCGTCTCGCCCTCGATGCCGACGGTCAGGCCCGCGCCGGCGGCCTGCTCGACGAGTTCGGGGAGGCGGTCGAGGCCCGGGGCGGGGGTGCGCGGGGCGTCGCCGGGGGTGCGGAGGGTGTCGAGGACCTGCCGGACCTCGCCCAGCGCCTCCTTGCCGGCGGCCTTGATGGTGGTGAGCGCGGTGCGCGCCTGTTCCGGGTCGGAGTCGAGCAGGGCGAGTCCGACGCCCGCCTGGACGTTGATGACCGAGATGCTGTGGGCGAGGACGTCATGCAGTTCCCGGGCGATCCGCAGCCGTTCCTCGTCGGCCCGCCGCCGGGCGGCCTGCGCGCGCTCGGCCCGCTCCCGCGCCCACTGCTCACGGCGGGTCCGGGCCGGCTCCGAGAGCGCGAGGATCGCCACGCCCCAGGTGACGACGGCGGCCTCCTGCCCCCAGCTCGCGGCGTCGTCCCCGCCCGGCGGCAGCCACCGGTACAGCCAGTGCGCCACCAGCACATGCCCCGCCCACAGCGCCCCCATCGCCGTCCAGGCGGCCCTGCGGTGCCCGGCGACGATCGCGTTGAAGCAGCCGACGGCGACGGTCAGGAACACCGGCCCGTACGGATACCCGGCCCCCAGGTACACCATGGCGGTCGCGGCCGTCCCGAAGGCGACGGCCATGGGATACCGCCATCGCCACAGCAGCAGAAGGGCGCCCACGAGCAGCAGGACGCGGGCGAAGGGGTCGAGCGCGGCACGTTCGTCCGTCTGGAACCCGGCCGCCGCGTTGGAGCCGACCATCACGAAGACGGTGAACAGCGCGGTGGACGGCCACGGCCACCGGGGCGGTGCCCCGTCGCCGTCCGGCCGGTTCCACCACGGCGGTCCGCCCCCGTGCCAACTCCGCCACGGAGGACCGCCCCGCTCCCGGGGGCCGGCCGCCCGCGCTTCCCGCTCTGCCATACCGGCCACGCTAGACGCCGTCCCCCGGGCACGACGTCACCCCCGCGAGGGGATCACGTCTACTCCCCGGGGAGTACGCCCTTGAGCCCCACTTGGCGGGCGAGGCCGTCCGCGGCGTAGCGGAAGAACATCTCGCGCTCCTCGACCACCCTGTGGAACTGCCCGAACACCTCGAAGCCGACCAGCCCGAACAGCTGCGCCCACGCCCCGACGAGTCCCGGGGCCGCCTCCGGGGGCAGCTCGGGCGCGAAGTCGCCGGCCATCCGCCGTGCCTCGGGCAGCAGCTCGGCCGGCAGTTCCGGGCTCACCGTCCCCCCGGCCCGGTGGGCGTCTCCCATGATCCCGATGAGCACCCGCCCGACCCTGGCCGCCGCCGGCACCGTGGTGTCGGGCGCGGTGTATCCGGGCACGGGCGAGCCGTAGATCAGCGCGTACTCGTGCGGGTGCGCCAGTGCCCAGGTCCGCACCGCCTCGCACACCGCGACCCACTGTCCCGCCGGGCTCCCGGCGACGGCTTTCGCCCGCGCCTCCTCGGCGGCCTCGCCGAGGGAGTCGTAGGCGTCGATGATCAGGGCGGTCAGCAGGTCGTCGCGGCTGGGGAAGTAGCGGTACAGGGCGGAGGAGACCATGCCGAGTTCCCGTGCCACGGCCCGCAGGGACAGCTTGGCGGCGCCCTCGGCGGCGAGCTGTCTGCGCGCCTCGTCCTTGATGGCGGCGGTGACCTCGATCCGGGCGCGGGCGCGAGCCCCTCGTGCTGTGCTCATACGAAGGAGTGTGCCACAGAACGAGAGCACCGCACACAAACAAGAGCAGTGCTCTTGCCATGGATCACCGCTCTCGTGCACACTGCTCTCAAGCGAGAGCAGTGCTCTCGAATTCGTGTCCCACGGGAGGAACCCCATGTCGTCGTCGCCCCACTACATCAAGGCCAACCCCTTCGACCGCGCGGTCAACGGCTTCGTCGGCTGGCTCGCCCGCCGCGGTGTCAGCCTCCTCGGGACGGCCGAGCTGTCCGTGCTCGGACGCAAGAGCGGCGAGTGGCGCCGGCTGCCGGTCAACCCGTTGCCGTACGAGGGCGGTCCCTACCTCGTCTCGGCGCGCGGCCACTCCGAGTGGGTGCGCAATATGCGGGCGGCCGGCGGCGGGCGGCTCCAAGTGGGCCGCCGGGTGCAGGAGTTCACCGCGGTCGAGCTGCCCGACGCGGAGAAGCCCGTCGTGCTGCGCACCTATCTGAAGAAGTGGGGCTGGGAGGTGGGCCGGTTCTTCGGCGACGTGAACGCCGACTCCACCGACGAGGAGCTGCTCGCCGCCGCGCCGAAGCACCCCGTCTTCCGGATCACCGTCGTGCGGTGACGGAGCGGGGTGCCCGCGGCGAGGGTGCTACGGCGGTGCCCGGCGCCTACTTGTCGAACGCGGTCAGCGCGCGCTGGGCGATCGGGTGGCTGCGGACGATCTCGCCCAGCGAGGTCGACCCGCGGGTGATGTCGACGAACGCCCGCCAGGCGGGCCGGAATCCGGTGAGTGCCGCGTGGAAGAGCCCGGGCCGCCGCTCGAAGGCGACCAGCAGCCGCTTGCCGACGCTCATCTCGACGCCGAGCCCCGCCTTCACGGCGAACGCGTAGTTGAGGGCCTGCCGACGGGTGTCCACCGCGTCGTGCGCCTCGGCGATCCGCACCGCCCACTCCCCCGCGAGCCGCCCGGAGCGCAGCGCGAAGGAGATGCCCTCCCGGGTCCAGGGTTCGAGGAGACCCGCGGCATCACCGCACACCAGTACCCGGCCCCGTGACAGCGGCGAGTCGTCGGCCCTGCAGCGCGTCAAGTGCCCCGAGGAGACGCTCGGTTCGAAACCGGCGAGGCCGAGCCGCCCGATGAAGTCCTCCAAGTACCGCTTGGTGGCGGCGCCTTCACCGCGCGCGGAGATGACGCCCACCGTCAGGGTGTCGCCCTTGGGGAAGACCCACCCGTAACTGCCGGGCATCGGGCCCCAGTCGATGAGGACCCGCCCCTTCCAGTCCTCGGCCACGGTCTCCGGGACGGGGATCTCCGCCTCCAGCCCGAGGTCGACCTGGTCGAGCTTCACCCCGACATGGGCCCCTATACGGCTGGCGCTGCCGTCCGCGCCGACGACGGCCCGCGCGAGCAGCGTCTCACCGCCCTGGAGGACGACGGCGACCGTGCGCCGGTCGGGCACGGCCGAGCCGTGCTGCTCGACCCGGGTGACCGTGACGCCCGTCCGCAGCTCGGCGCCCGCCTTCTGGGCGTGCTCGACGAGCTGCTGGTCGAACTCGGGCCGGTTGATCAGCCCGAACAGCATCTGTTTCGACTTGCGCGTACGGGCGTAGCGGCCGTCCAGCGAGAAGGTGACCGCGTGCACCCGGTCCTTGAAGGGCAGCTCGAAGCCGGGCGGCAGCGAGTCGCGCGAGGGGCCGATGATGCCGCCGCCGCACGTCTTGTACCGCGGCAGCTCCGCCTTCTCCAGCATCAGGACGCTGCGTCCCGCGACCGCCGCCGCGTAGGCGGCCGAAGCCCCCGCGGGGCCCGCGCCCACCACGACGACGTCCCACACCCGCTGCACGTCGTCCGCCGAAGAGTTCTCGCTGCTCACGATGGTCTACTGCTCCCGATCCAGCCGCCTGCCGCACCTGTCCCACGCATCCTACGGCGGGTGACGCCCAGGACCGCTGTGGCAGGATCGGCAGCGCGTGCGCCCTACACCGATACACCGGGCGAGCGCGTACGCAGCCACCCACCCAGAAGCACAACGTCGCACCCACGAGGAGCGTGCCCATGCCGTCGAACCCGGTCGCCGAGACCGTCGCCGCACTGATGCCCCGGGCGAGGCAGGAGCTGACCGAACTGGTGGCCTTCCGGTCGGTGGCGGACTTCGACCAGTTCCCGAAGGGCGAGAGCGAGGGCGCCGCGCGCTGGGTCGCCGACGCGCTGCGCGCCGAGGGCTTCCAGGACGTGGCGCTGCTCGACACCCCCGACGGCACCCAGTCCGTGTACGGCTTCCTCCCGGGCCCCGAGGGCGCGAAGACCGTCCTCCTGTACGCCCACTACGACGTGCAGCCGCCGCTGGACGAGGCCGCCTGGCTGTCACCGCCGTTCGAGCTGACCGAGCGCGACGGCCGCTGGTACGGGCGCGGCGCCGCCGACTGCAAGGGCGGCGTCATCATGCACCTGCTCGCGCTGCGGGCCCTGAAGGCGAACGGCGGCGTCCCCGTCCACGTCAAGGTGATCGCCGAGGGCTCCGAGGAGATGGGCACGGGCGGGCTCCAGCGGTACGCCGAGGCCCACCCCGAACTGCTCGCCGCCGACACCGTCGTCATCGGCGACGCGGGCAACTTCCGCGCCGGGCTGCCGACGGTGACCTCCTCGCTGCGCGGCATGGTGCTCATGCGTGTGCGGGTCGACGCCCTCGAAGGCAACCTGCACTCGGGCCAGTTCGGCGGCGCGGCACCCGACGCGCTGGCCGCGCTGATCCGCGTCCTCGACTCCCTGCGCGCCGAGGACGGCACGACGACCGTGGACGGGCTCCCGTCCGACGGGACGTGGGAGGGCCTTCAGTACGCCGACGCGCAGTTCCGCGAGGACGCCAAGGTGCTCGACGGTGTGGAGCTGGTCGGTTCCGGCACGGTCGCCGACCGCATCTGGGCCCGCCCGGCCGCCACCGTGCTCGGTATCGACGCCCCGCCCGTGCTCGGCGCGACCCCATCGATCCAGGCGGGTGCCCGCGCCCTGGTCGGTCTGCGTGTCCCGCCGGGCGTCGACGTCCAGCAGGGGATCAAGCTGCTCGAAGCCCACCTGGTCGCGCACACCCCGTGGGGCGCCCGGGTGAGCTGCGAACTCATCGGCCACGGCCAGCCGTTCCGCGCCGACACCGCCAGCCCGGCCTACGAGGCGATGGCCACGGCCATGGCCGTCGCCTACCCGGGCCAGGAGATGCAGTACGCGGGCCACGGCGGTTCCATCCCCCTCTGCAACGCCCTCGCCGCCCTCTACCCCGACGCCGAGATCCTCCTCATCGGCCTCAGCGAACCCGAGGCCCGGATCCACGCGGTCAACGAGAGCGTGTCCCCAAAGGAGTTGGAGCGCATGTCGGTGACGGAGGCCCTGTTCCTGCGGAACTACGCGGCGAGCTGAGCGAACCCGCGCCCCGAAAGGGGCGCGGGGCCGTGACATGCGCGGCTCCGCCGCGTGGGCGCGAGCAACCCCCTACACCGGCACCCCCGCCTCCAAGTACAGCGCAGCCCCCCGCTCCCGTGCCCGCAGAGCCCACCGCAGGCGTTCGTACCGCACCGGCGGCAGCAGGTCCGCGGCCTCCTCCTCGGTCACGAACCGCCAGTCACGCAACTCGGGGCCGGGCAGCACGGGTCGCTGTGCCCCACGCGGATCGAGCCGCCCCCCGTCGAAGAGCAGCCGCAGCCCGCCGTACCTCGGCCGCGCGGGCGCCTCCCAGTCCACGACCAGCAGCCGGGGCACCCCCTCCAGCCGTATCCCGGTCTCCTCCAGCACCTCCCGCACCCCCGCCCGGGCGGGAGCCTCCCCGGCCTCCACCACACCGCCGGGGAACTCCCATCCGGCCTTGTAGGTCGGGTCGACGAGCAGGACCCGGTCCTCCTCGTCGAACAGCAGAACCCCCGCGGCGACCGTCTCGGCGGTCGGCTCGGGGGTCTGCACGATGTCGCACACGGGTACGTCGTCGGCGGCCACGGCGTCGGCGATGCACCGCGCGGCCTCGTACGGGGTGAGGGCTCCGGTGTCGACGAGATGGGCGTCGGCGGTGAGCCAGCCGCCCAGCGCGGCGCGGTAGGGCGCGATGTGGTCGTACGCCCATTGACGCAGCCGCATCTCGCCGTCGGGGAGGTCGGGCGGAATCTCCCGGCCGGCTATTCGCTCCCGCAGTATCGTTTCGGCCGGGGCCAGGAGCAGATGCCGTACGGGTATGCGGCGGGAGGCCAGACCGCCGAAGATCTCGTCGCGGTACTCCTGGCGCAGCAGGGTCATGGGGACCACGAGGGTGCCGCCCAGCTCGGCGAGCAGCGCGGCGGCGGTGTCGACCACGAGCCGTCGCCAGCTCGGCAGGTCCTGGAAGTCGCCGACCTCGGCGAGGCGCTTGGCCGGCAGCATGTGTGTCAGTGCGCCGCCGATGACCTCGGGGTCGAAGAGCGTGCTGTTCGGGATCAGTTCGATCAGTTCCCGTGCGGTGGTGGTCTTCCCCGCACCGAACGCACCGTTGATCCAGACGATCACGGTTCCCCCTCTTCTGTTGACCCCCTGAGGCTTGCCCTCCACTCCGCCACGGAAACCAGCCGCCGCCGAGCAGCCCGAATACGCGGGCGGCGGGCCCCCACCCGAGTGGGAACCCGCCGCCCGCGGGACAAGAGAGGCGGGCGGTGGATCCACCGCCCGCCACAAGCCGGTCAGCCTTCCTTGCCGCCCTTGCCCTCCTGGCCCGCGTTCCCGCCGAGGGCGTCCTCGTCGACCGCCAGGCTGTCGTCGGAGACCGTCTTGCCGACCTGGCCGAGGGTGCCCTCGACATCCAGTTTGCTCAGGCCGTCCGTCTTCCCGAGCGCGTCCGAGGCGTCGAGACCGTGCGACGGCGTGATGGCCGCGACGACGAAACCGGTGGCGAGGGAGGCGATGGCGAGCATGCTGCGCTTCTTCATGCCCCGCTCAACTGCGGAACACCCCGAGGGGTCACGCCCCGGTTTTCGACGCCAGCGCGGCCGCCGCCGCTCCCACCAGTCCCGCGTCGGTCCCCATCACGGCGGGGGCGACGGTCAGATGCTGGACGAAGGAGAGCGTGGCGTAGTTCTTGAGGGCGGTGCGCAGGGGGGCGAAGAGGACATCACCCGCGTTCGCGACGCCGCCGCCGATGACGGCGATGTCGATCTCGACGAGGGTGGCGGTGGCGGCGATCCCGGCGGCGAGCGCCTGCGCGGCGCGTTCGAAGGAGGCCACCGCGACCGGGTCACCGGCCCGCGCGGCGGCGGCGACCGCCGCGGCCGAGGTGTCGCCGTCGGGTCCGGGCCGCCAGCCGTTCTCCAGGGCGCGCCGGGCGATGTGGGGCCCGCTCGCGATGCGCTCGACACAGCCGCGGGCACCGCACGGGCAGGCGTCGCCGTCGAGGTCGACGCTGATGTGACCGATGTGGCCGGCGTTCCCGGTGGGGCCCGCGTGCAGTTTCCCGCCGAGGACGAGGCCGCCGCCGACGCCCGTCGACACGACCATGCAGAGCGCGTTGTCGTGGCCGCGTGCCGCGCCCTGCCAGTGTTCGGCCGCGGTGATCGCCACACCGTCGCCGATCAGCTCGACGGGCAGCCCGCCGGTCACCGCGCGGACCCGCTCGACCAGCGGGAAGCCGCGCCAGCCATGGATGTTCACCGGGCTCACCGTGCCGGCGGAGGCGTCCACCGGACCCGCGCTGCCGATCCCGACGGCCGTGGCCCCGCTCCACCGCGGGTCGGCGGCCAGCTCGCCGAACACCCCCTCCACGGCCCGCATGACGGTCTCGCCGTCCTCCCGCGCGGGCGTCGGGCGCTGGGCGCGCACCAGGATCCGGCCGTCGCCGTCCACCAGCGCCCCGGCGATCTTGGTGCCGCCGATGTCGAGCGCGGCCACGAGGTCGGTCTGCATCAGTGTCAGTTCTCCCGCTCAGAGTCTCCTACCGGGCGCCCGAACACGACGGCACCCGGATCTCCGGCCGGAAAACCGGCAGCACGACGCTCGCCTGGTGGGGGGCGCCGGCCAGAGAATGCGATAGACAGTCTCCCCCGGCTGTGACAACGTTGTCCAGGCTCTATGCTCGACGCCACATCCTCAACAGCCGCACATTTCCGTCACGGCACACCACCGAGCCCACCCCGTGGACGACAGGACAGGACAGCGTACCGTGCCCGAGAGCGCCAACGGCATCGCCCGCCGCCCCGAGAACCGCTACGGCAACCGTCCCACGATGAAGGACGTCGCCGCACGGGCCGGGGTGGGTCTGAAGACGGTCTCCCGGGTGGTGAACGGCGAGCCGGGCGTCACCCCGGACACCGAGCGCCGCGTCCAGGAGGCCATCGAGGCCCTCGGCTTCC encodes the following:
- a CDS encoding DUF6332 family protein, with protein sequence MGRRTQAERDAMTTEIGFALFAGSVLAGAAYFGVAEFLPDVVGSLRGRPSLLSALAVSTTVVVFIVVVTIVLTRFRRVARSFGRAPEDLVRRDPAQPSQPGRTNPDS
- the tgmB gene encoding ATP-grasp ribosomal peptide maturase; the protein is MTVLILTCEQDVTADLVVARLNGTGVQVVRLDPADLPGGVALSGEYVHGAFRGHLSAGGRLVSMSGLRSIWLRRPGVPASGVAEPSAWLTEESSQALYGMLRGTGARWMNDPDAARRARHKPWQLRHAQRCGLPVPATLITTFPQAARDFAERFPDLVVKPVSGTHPQEPARTVPTSRIAPGTDFTAVAFGPTLLQRRIAKTADIRLTVVGDRMLAARKTVSPDAHPDEVDVRFAPSTAPWQPVDVPARTATAVRTYLRDAELSYGAFDFAEDADGIWWFLECNQSGQFGFVEMDTGQPIAHSVAEWLAHGEPAAGTRHDNQIRATP
- a CDS encoding response regulator transcription factor — encoded protein: MIRVLLADDQALVRAGFRALLDAQPDIEVAGEAADGEEALRRVRELRPDVVLMDIRMPVLDGLVATRRITGDPDLDRVRVVMLTTFELDEYVFEAIRSGASGFLVKDTEPEELLRAVRAVVEGDALLSPGVTRRLISEFAARSKEPSALASLAGLTEREREVMALVGIGLTNDEIARRLVVSPLTAKTHVSRAMVKLGARDRAQLVVLAYESGLVRPGWLG
- a CDS encoding sensor histidine kinase; the protein is MAEREARAAGPRERGGPPWRSWHGGGPPWWNRPDGDGAPPRWPWPSTALFTVFVMVGSNAAAGFQTDERAALDPFARVLLLVGALLLLWRWRYPMAVAFGTAATAMVYLGAGYPYGPVFLTVAVGCFNAIVAGHRRAAWTAMGALWAGHVLVAHWLYRWLPPGGDDAASWGQEAAVVTWGVAILALSEPARTRREQWARERAERAQAARRRADEERLRIARELHDVLAHSISVINVQAGVGLALLDSDPEQARTALTTIKAAGKEALGEVRQVLDTLRTPGDAPRTPAPGLDRLPELVEQAAGAGLTVGIEGETPPALPPGADLAAFRIVQEALTNVVRHSGSRRARVRLDHGGGELRLRIDDDGPATAADAGGGGNGLVGMRERAAALGGRIEAGPRADGGFRVLAVLPVRTSREVEEDR
- a CDS encoding nitroreductase family deazaflavin-dependent oxidoreductase, whose protein sequence is MSSSPHYIKANPFDRAVNGFVGWLARRGVSLLGTAELSVLGRKSGEWRRLPVNPLPYEGGPYLVSARGHSEWVRNMRAAGGGRLQVGRRVQEFTAVELPDAEKPVVLRTYLKKWGWEVGRFFGDVNADSTDEELLAAAPKHPVFRITVVR
- a CDS encoding geranylgeranyl reductase family protein, whose translation is MSSENSSADDVQRVWDVVVVGAGPAGASAAYAAAVAGRSVLMLEKAELPRYKTCGGGIIGPSRDSLPPGFELPFKDRVHAVTFSLDGRYARTRKSKQMLFGLINRPEFDQQLVEHAQKAGAELRTGVTVTRVEQHGSAVPDRRTVAVVLQGGETLLARAVVGADGSASRIGAHVGVKLDQVDLGLEAEIPVPETVAEDWKGRVLIDWGPMPGSYGWVFPKGDTLTVGVISARGEGAATKRYLEDFIGRLGLAGFEPSVSSGHLTRCRADDSPLSRGRVLVCGDAAGLLEPWTREGISFALRSGRLAGEWAVRIAEAHDAVDTRRQALNYAFAVKAGLGVEMSVGKRLLVAFERRPGLFHAALTGFRPAWRAFVDITRGSTSLGEIVRSHPIAQRALTAFDK
- a CDS encoding ROK family protein — protein: MQTDLVAALDIGGTKIAGALVDGDGRILVRAQRPTPAREDGETVMRAVEGVFGELAADPRWSGATAVGIGSAGPVDASAGTVSPVNIHGWRGFPLVERVRAVTGGLPVELIGDGVAITAAEHWQGAARGHDNALCMVVSTGVGGGLVLGGKLHAGPTGNAGHIGHISVDLDGDACPCGARGCVERIASGPHIARRALENGWRPGPDGDTSAAAVAAAARAGDPVAVASFERAAQALAAGIAATATLVEIDIAVIGGGVANAGDVLFAPLRTALKNYATLSFVQHLTVAPAVMGTDAGLVGAAAAALASKTGA
- a CDS encoding maleylpyruvate isomerase family mycothiol-dependent enzyme, with the translated sequence MEIAEHIRVLDEEGRLLAAAARKAGTGAEVPTCPGWRVRDLLRHTGSVHRWATAFVAEGHRSPRPVPDEPGLDGDALLTWFEEGHRRLVDTLRAAPADLDCWSFLPAPSPRAFWARRQAHETAVHRADAESALGGEPGQPAVDFAVDGIDELLRGFHARARSRVRTEAPRVLRVRATDTDAVWTVRLSREPPAAERVAAAEAGDADCEIAGPAPRLYLSLWNRLPLPAVSGDPALAALWRETSGVG
- a CDS encoding dipeptidase, producing MPSNPVAETVAALMPRARQELTELVAFRSVADFDQFPKGESEGAARWVADALRAEGFQDVALLDTPDGTQSVYGFLPGPEGAKTVLLYAHYDVQPPLDEAAWLSPPFELTERDGRWYGRGAADCKGGVIMHLLALRALKANGGVPVHVKVIAEGSEEMGTGGLQRYAEAHPELLAADTVVIGDAGNFRAGLPTVTSSLRGMVLMRVRVDALEGNLHSGQFGGAAPDALAALIRVLDSLRAEDGTTTVDGLPSDGTWEGLQYADAQFREDAKVLDGVELVGSGTVADRIWARPAATVLGIDAPPVLGATPSIQAGARALVGLRVPPGVDVQQGIKLLEAHLVAHTPWGARVSCELIGHGQPFRADTASPAYEAMATAMAVAYPGQEMQYAGHGGSIPLCNALAALYPDAEILLIGLSEPEARIHAVNESVSPKELERMSVTEALFLRNYAAS
- a CDS encoding TetR/AcrR family transcriptional regulator — translated: MSTARGARARARIEVTAAIKDEARRQLAAEGAAKLSLRAVARELGMVSSALYRYFPSRDDLLTALIIDAYDSLGEAAEEARAKAVAGSPAGQWVAVCEAVRTWALAHPHEYALIYGSPVPGYTAPDTTVPAAARVGRVLIGIMGDAHRAGGTVSPELPAELLPEARRMAGDFAPELPPEAAPGLVGAWAQLFGLVGFEVFGQFHRVVEEREMFFRYAADGLARQVGLKGVLPGE
- a CDS encoding NUDIX hydrolase, translating into MIVWINGAFGAGKTTTARELIELIPNSTLFDPEVIGGALTHMLPAKRLAEVGDFQDLPSWRRLVVDTAAALLAELGGTLVVPMTLLRQEYRDEIFGGLASRRIPVRHLLLAPAETILRERIAGREIPPDLPDGEMRLRQWAYDHIAPYRAALGGWLTADAHLVDTGALTPYEAARCIADAVAADDVPVCDIVQTPEPTAETVAAGVLLFDEEDRVLLVDPTYKAGWEFPGGVVEAGEAPARAGVREVLEETGIRLEGVPRLLVVDWEAPARPRYGGLRLLFDGGRLDPRGAQRPVLPGPELRDWRFVTEEEAADLLPPVRYERLRWALRARERGAALYLEAGVPV